aatttagtaattaaaattaaatttaaaagtaaattaaaacaataattagTTTGATTGTGTTAAATACACTATTAATGATCTtattaaactaacataaaaaatgtattaaataacatcatgaacatgacaaattgtaaaacaaaaaatggtaaggttacaaatgaaaatcatatatttaatagataatatttatttaacatcatatatcgaaaattgactaaataacttaaatgtttatattgaaatcacctacatacaaatattttctctcaatcACATATATTTGTTGATACATAAGTATTCTTAAAATATCTCTATTATAAATGAGAAGAAGAGGTTTTATATgaccttaatattttttaattatttaatttttttcaatgtcaCTCATCTCCATTCGTCTTCTTATTATTACTGTGAGGGCCCGTTATCCTAATAACGATTTATTAACATGCAATCATGATTAATCAGTAAACAGCGGAAAAGTGAGTTAAAAATTTGCGTTTGGGCCTATAAAATTTTCGGCATGACCTTCGCATAAATAGGACataccagaaaatcaaatactcaaaataaacaacatatgCCCTCAATAAACACAACATAAACATGTGTCAGCCAGACACACAATCATGACATAtacaaaccaaaatatcatagagccgacaaggctcgataataccataatacaatcctccaaatatatacatatagtatcTGGGAGACAGCAACACCGCGCAGTACCTAAATACAACTGAACCCACTCTCAAGGAGCTCTGGTACTTCCTGAGGCTTCCTCTCGAGCGCCTGAGGTCGAACCACCTGTACCACCTGTCATGTCCACACACAAAAGACACGACAGCCCCCTCTCAGGGGTCAGTAACCCCAGTACGAGACATCAAGAAACCACGATATATGACATAGAAATGCAATGATgccatgcatgaatgcaatgcatgtaAATGTGCAAGATATCAGGACATCAGGAATCAAATGATCGATATcaacaatcatacatatatgctcGAGCTGGTCCACGACTCAGCGGACCGTGCCTGGGATATGGCCCAGCCTCGAAGCCAGCAACTACCTAAGCCGGACCGAATCAAGGTAGCCAAACATCTCCAGaacaccatatcatatcatatatataacggaTATCAACCGAACTATAATTGGATCTCAATAACAGATGGGCTCAATATGATATGTTCAGTGGTATTGATGtgtctaactaaaataaaatatgtgtgaacaaaagaaatattttattttattttgcacatcaattaccaactgataatatgcgagtcagcatataatatcacataaatcaacaaatagcaCATAAATCATACACAGGATCATCAGATGTCTCTGTCAAACATCGTGAAAATAACTGATCTCTACGTACCTCAACTAATTTACCAGTAACTTAAATCCTCAAGAAAGTCCTGGAAATGCCAACTCAGACAATTcacctgaatattaatttaaatggtcttattatcatataaaaattccacAACCATTTAAATTCACTACAAATCCAATTTCAACTATTTAGACATTTTAACCTTCTAAATCTCTACTAATTAACCTATAGTTCCAGCATGTGACAAATTCATTTCAAAATTTCCATTAAAACCTAATCTCAAATTTGTATTGAGGTACTGTTAGTCCACGAATATCTTAATAACGGTCCAAGAGGTGATCAATGACCAACAATATTTTAGGATTATTTTGATTGTCTAGAATAATCCACCTTAATTGTCATAAAGAAAACAACGCTATAACGAAGCTCCAAAGTGGCTAGAACGAGAACTTGATCATTTACCAAATTATATCCTAATTTTATTGTAGgattataatatttgattcaaGAAATACAGTTCCTGAACAAAACATTAGAAATAAGTTTTAATTGAAATATACCTTAGTATTCAAGATAGGTGTTCCACCCTTCGTTCCCGTATGGATTTGGGGAGatagatgttttttttttctttcttatttcgATTAATATTAAGATAATTGAGGCGGTTTAGGTTCCAACTCATTTTACTACGAAGGAGTCAATGTACACGTTTCCAACAACTAAGTTGCATGCACTGATGTGAATTCCACTTTCTCATTCCAGCCTTCCACGTAAATTAAGTGTGGTTGGTTGGTTTTATTATACCTGTTAAAGATATTCTCATTTATATGATTGGTTCTTGAGAATACACTTACTCAGCTTTATCCACCCTTCTAagatctcaaagtttgatatttgctaataagtatttgtaaacacataatttatttatttacatttaacataattattcttaattatttccaaataacatataattaaatagggTCATTACAATATTTTTAGTGTATTTTTGtaaaactattatttaataaaaattgatataatgaaatttaaaatactaatatattattaaattttaaaataccaataCATATGGTAAATGAAGTTATAGATAGGataaatgaaattataaataaaaagaagcAGATCGACAGTTGAACCCACAAAAGACTATTAGACAAATTTACGATAATGGgggaaatgtttttaaaaataaatttttaacttttgatgtggtaattatatgaaaaatataaaccTCTTGCATATATTCAggaaacattttaaaaatttggtgCTCAAACATGttgaataaaatttagaaatgtaatataatttttgtttttggaaataaacatgtaatgttAGTTACCAGGCGTCAACgccttcatatatatattagtacATCGATGCACGAGTTACgtgcttgtataatatttttataatttatttaatttatagttcaatgaaaatcaaaatataatcataaaaaatagTAAGGGAGTACACTTAATTTTTGTGCTCAAACATGTTGAATAAATACAGTcatgtaatataatttttgtttgagTTATGCTACATGTACATCGATATTTGTACATCAGTTTGTACAATACAAGAAATTCAATACAAagattcaatttgtcaaaatctcactATATATTGAATACGAAATCTAACGATATTCTagaaataaacatgtaacgttGGTTATTAGGCATCAAGGCTTTCACATATACTATTACACCGATGCACGAGTTTCgtgtttgtataatattttttataatttatttgatttatatttaaataagaatcaaaatataattataagaaataatgaTGGAGTATACTGCAATTTTgatacataaatttaaaaataaataggaAAACGAGAGGGAAAAAGTCTCAAGTAAGAATTGAACCTAgcttagaaaataaaaactctATATGTTGAACCACATGTGACTTACATCAAAATTTTAGcactttattaataaatataattattaaaacagacaatcatattaaaaattaattactctAAATATCTCAAACTTGATAATATAACTAGTGCACCGACGCACtctttgtacaatattttttataattcatttggtttatatttaaatgagtatcaaaatataaatataataaatattaatgaactacactgtaattttgatatatgaattaaacaaataaatagaaaaaagaaagaaaaaaaacgtCCAAAGTAGGAATTGAAGCCTACACaacttgatgattatgaaagCAATGTTTTATTAATTAAGCTACATGTGACTTGTACTAAAATTTTTACACTTTATTAATACTAGTTACTttgcacacgcgatgcgtgtgtgtacattcttttttatcattatcgatcgatggactaaagtgaaatttgacaaattatggtgggactaaattgatattttaattgttgaaataaaaaaattaaaaataaaagtgtgtgttgaaatttaataaaaaaacaaaaacaaaaacaaaaaacaaaagtgtaacattaatatcatataagggtgaaattggaagaaaaagttggtgtcaTTCCTAGGTAATCACTTtcatgtcctcaactttaataaaatagaatagatatctaattattaaaacagacaatgacacaaaaatttaattactataaaggtctcaaacttaataatataatatagaaaatatatatatgtgtgtgtgtaaaatGGGAAACAAATGCAGTATGATAATGATATTGATACCTAGTCGGCATAAAGTTCATTCTAGAAGATTCTcgtataaatatttaaaattttaattttgaaaataaaaaaatttaaatctggTCGGCAGCTAAACGTTAATTGGGAGAAAACAAGCGAATCTAAGCACCGTCCAACATTTTTTCTCGTAATCGATCCAACGGCTGTTAAAATTTCGAACATTCTCGAACCGCGGAAACCAACTACTCGAAGCATTCGCTCCCTCCAGTATATATATCCTCTCAATTCTCGCACTTCATCATCTATCCAATTAGCTCTGTGTACTAtcctatttttcttttgttttgacGATATTTACTTTCCAGATTGAATTTGAGAGGGGAATAAGCTTGCATCAATGACGGGAAAAGGAGATGGTCCTGCGATCGGCATAGATCTAGGAACGACGTACTCTTGCGTCGGTGTGTGGCAACACGACCGCGTGGAAATCATTGCCAATGACCAGGGTAACAGAACAACGCCATCTTACGTTGGTTTTACGGACTCCGAACGGCTAATCGGTGACGCCGCCAAGAATCAGGTCGCCATGAATCCGACGAACACTGTATTTGGTGAGATTTGTGTTCTTGTTTAGAAGTATATAACTATAGGCTTTTTTTTCCGATTCTGGTTTAGTTTTCGTTGCTATATCTGTTTTCTTTTTCGGGGATTTGTGGGAGACCTGTTGCATGTTGTtataatccttttttttttttttgaatatttatgcATTACCTTATTCAGCTGAATAATGGCTTCATGTTAATCGAGAACAAATCAACAACGAATCTATAATCTTGTTTCGGTCGCTCTTGCTGCCCATTAGATTAATCGCCTTGACACAAATATGAAACGTCCCGAATTATATGGATTCTGACTGCTTGTGGGCAAGCAAATTTACATTGAATTGCAATaatatttcgcaatcatagtaaCTTGTTATGCTGATTATTGCTTTTCTTGCGGTGTTATTGCGTTgagtaaattattattaattatttttgctTTAACACTGAACTTTCTTCGTGTAACTATGCGACGGAGAGTGCATCTTTTTTCCCTTTGACACTCGGTTCGCTGTCTTATATGTTATTTGACCATGACAATTATTCGTCAGATAAAAGTTCTAGGCATAAATTCCACGCTTAACTGCCTGTGTTATTTTTCACTCGGTGTATTATGAACATCGGCCCTGTCTGAATTTTGAAGAGGAGCTTCTTTTACCTTTTcatttcttgattttaattatattccAATCTACGTGATTGAGGGAGGTCCTGGCATTTTGGCACTTTCTCATTTTTGCCCGATTGGGAAATTTGATGACaatggattttttttagattGCTATTTTCATTGCCAAATTGTACGTTTATTTGGAGAGTTTATGCTTATAACAGCATTTTGTTGTTACTTCTCTTACAGATGCTAAAAGGTTGATTGGTCGGAGATTTTCCGATGCATCTGTGCAGAGCGACATCAAGTTATGGCCTTTCAAGGTCGTTGCTGGACCTGGGGATAAGCCTATGATCGAGGTCAACTACAAGGGAGAAAATAAGCAATTTTCTGCAGAAGAGATCTCTTCCATGGTCTTGATTAAGATGAAAGAAATTGCTGAGGCATNgcttaatttaaatactcttaatgaagagattgttaatttttctgatgaagaaattaataaaataaaatgggcagataaacctacccaaactaaatattattatgatagacctaatcccatggatgttcttgttgaagaacaagaatatattttctataatagttataatgggaaaagtatatatgaatggaatattgatggagttagtgataaacaaatttacacagaatgcttatgtatagtactgtgtgtaaaacttcaggtaatactgaaaaaaatattactagaatgattatagcaggattcattggccaacttaaaggttagtgggataattatttaaatcaattccagaaaaatgatatttttaattcaataaaaattgaagataatattcaagtagagaatgttgtttattcattaataacaacaatgattgaacattttactggtagatacactgataataatgaacaaattcgtactttattaagtaatctaaaatgtaaaactcttactgattttagatggtataaagatacttttttatctcgaatttatgagataccagactgtaataatagtctttggaaagccaaatttatagatggtttaccctttctctttgcagaaagaattagaaaagtcttaagaaaggatgatataaatatttcttatgatagttatacttatggcaaattaataagtatttgtatccaagagggtttagctctctgtaatgaattaaaattaaataatcagattaaaagacagaatttacttgaaagaaaacaattaggtaaattttgtgatcaatttggtatggatctacctaataaaggtaaaaagaaaataatagataaagacGAAAAACTTTataggaagaaaagacatttgtctgatagacaaaaagatagaaagaagaaaagaaaagaaagccgtgaattacgaaaagctgaaaattataaagctaaaaaaaataattatttgtagaaaatgtaaaaagccaggacattatgttaatcaatgttgggctaaaaacaaaattaataatttagatattgatgaaaatcttaaaaataaaatcaataaaataataatggattctaatcagaattcagatagtgaatctgataatagtttagaatcttataattcagaagaaattTTGGATAATGATTACAGTTCTTCAGATCGAgaagaatgtgataattgtatacaaggagaatcttgtatcaataatttaggtgatactgataataaaaatgatgagttttataaacttatgtctcaatttaaagatttaaatattaatgttttaactaataataatcttttagaattccttaaaatgattaaggatccagtattaaaatctactatcatagatcaaatggaaaacactgcttcaacaagtagtggaaataatataattgttaaacaagaacaagcttattctatgcaagaagtaaaaaatattttacaacaaaaatatagtaaacagaatcctgttactatacaagatttggtaaaagagattaataatcttaaagaacaaataaaaattttacatcagaataatactcatttgagttatcgtatctctgttattgaaaataacaaagaagaatctgacattattgataataatcaaaatatttcatttaatgatgataatcatttatctgttttaagtatgatcatatctcaaaaatggtatacaaatattactttgttaattgataattcttataaaaagaatttcattgctatgatagatagttgtgcagatttgaatgttatacaggaaggattaattcttacaaaatattttcataaaattactCATTCTCTCTCATGCaggaggagaacctttagaaataaattataaattacctaaagcttatatttgcaaagataaaaactgtattcaaaccagttttttattagcaaaagatatttctagccaattaatacttggtttaccttttatttatcaaatatatcctttaaagcatgttgatgaaacaggtataataggaacttatcaaggtaatcatatttcttttcagtttataactaaacctgttcatagaattctaaatgaattacaagaaaagattgatagaaaaacttttcaaattaattctttaaaagaagatattaaaattctaactatagaagatacattaaaaaatcctaaattacaggataaaattaaatttatttataataaatgcaTGGCCAGCTTGAAAAGTTATGCTAACCAAATTAAATGCGTGcgttgatttattatatatacttATTTGTTACATCGATcagataaaataattaaaaatttatgatatttaaaaatcgatatgatattttaagttaaataatttaaaatctatGATCTCTATTATTGTAGTCGATCATACTTAACTAGTTGGACAACAGAGCCGAATTCTGTTGTTTATGTCAATTTCGGAAGCGTAATTGTGATGACTCCCGATCAACTCATTGAGTTTGTCTAGGGGCTTGCCAACAGTAACCAAACATTTTATGGATTATAAGGCATGATCTCGTTTCGGGGGAGAAGGCCATTCTCCCGCCTGAATTTCTTGAAGCGACGGAAGAAAGTTCTCTTATGGCAAATTGGTGCCCTCAAGAAAAAGTTCTGAATCACTCCTCCGTTGGAGGATTCTTGACTCACACAGTTGAAGGAACTCGACCTTCGAAAGCATATGCAGCGGGGTGCCGATTATTTGCTTGACCCTTTTTTGCGGAGCAACATACCaacttgtttttttatataataatattatttttcatttcaaatatgaatataattcaattatAAGTTCtactaataaaaaatatataaatggttattatacatatattttataattgttgaaaaattatttaaaaatgtgttaaatatttgtgttgaaaatgtgaatgttgaatgttgaaaattaggtaaaattaggtgttgaatattgaaaattagtgtgtgatgatgtaggtaatgatgtattttatttttggattatttgtaaaaattttctataaatagatctctcatttgtgaagaaaatcacaattgagttgagagaaaaatattataaagtgtgtagtgtgataattttgagagtttgagatttttacttttttaccgtaaatttttactttttcacaacacgttatcagcacgaagctctaaaagtcctccatatttttccaagctccgaacagaagaaaaaggtaacaaaagtaataatatttattttactgttatttatttattgtttatatatgtaatatataatataatgttattgttagaaataataaaaataattttttcaaaaacttgttataaatcctgggaggatgttaagacgacatcccacactcccggtaagggatacgacaagtataaaagcctataaggttttttaaacaaaataacttatgacacctaattataataatgtgatatgatatacataattatttaaatatgactaatattatatacaccatattattaccataaaattatacaaatacatacatttattttcttatacaccaacggtaataaacggtaacaaaacggctagtttttgctctataaatacaatctcacaaatacattcaatcactccaactttctcttcttctctaaaaattattcttcatcaaattttcgaagaaaaaaagaagatggctttcacgaggttatttttaattattttggttatcatactcaccagtcttgtatttatcggagaatatcctcctcgtgtgttttctttatttttacgaatacttgtacttgttgtttatccattactttgtattgcaatattcattaactaataaaatgcatcgtaatttttagtaccaccatggcaaacttggcaaagctcgaattcatcgctcttgatattactgggaaaaactatatgccatggactcttgatgtagaaatgcatcttgagtcattgggtctaagcgagaccattaaagaaaatggtatatcttcatcacaagaaaaagcaaaagctataatatttttacgacgacaccttgatgaaggtttaaaatgtgaatatctcatcgaaaaagatcccatggctctgtggaaaggattaaaagagagatttgaacatataagggaagttatacttccgaccgcccgtgatgaatggaatatgttaagattccaagactttaaaaaagtcagtgattacaattcagcgatgtatagaataatctcgcagttaaaattttgtggacatgaggttacagaatcggaaatgcttgaaaaaacattttccacgtttcacgcatcaaatataacactacagcaacaatatagagtgcgtggatttgcgagatattctgaactcatcgcctgtcttcttgtggcggaaaagaacaacgagctattaatgagaaatcatcagtcccgacccactggatcaacagcatttccagaagtaaatgctgtaagtaaaaatgaatttaaacctggaaaccaaaatcaaattcaaagacaaggttttggtcgaggtcgaggtcgaggtcgaggtcgtggacgtggacgtggacgaggaagtggtcgtggtcgtggacgcggccgtggttttgaaaataatcgagatagttatttctataactcatctcaaaataacgtcccaaaccatccacagaaaaggcatcaagaaaacatgagtgttaatgaaaatcactcgaaaagatttgaaagttcttgtttcagatgcggtactccaggacattggtctcgtatttgtcgagcccctgagcatctttgcaaactttataaagaatcgataaaggggaaagaaaaggagaccaacttcactgagcgaagtgaccgtttgagtgattcaactcattttgatgctgctgattttatgaatgatttctctggaaatgatcaatatgttggtgggatagaaatgaacaatattgatgctgcagattttctcaatgatttctctgaaaatgaacaatatagtggtagaatataaatgtacaataatttatttttcatgtatttatatgataatgttttattgtacaattatgatatgtgttatatttaaatatgtattgtcattaattttttttcattgcatattttttgaagttcaaatatggaaaatgctatgagcaaagctgaagtttgcatacccgatagtggtacaacgcacactatcctccgagataaaagatatttcttggaactaaaaccaacaaaaacaacggtgaatacaatatcaggtcctgtagacttgattaaaggatgtggtaaagcacaatttttgttacctaatggtacaaaatttttgatcaatgatgctttatattcaccacaatcgaaaagaaatttgttgagttttaatgatatatattcccatgggtatgatactcaaacaatgaatgaagggaatgagaaatatatgtgtcttaccacatataaatcaggaaagaaatatgtgattgaaaaactaccaatgctccctactggattgcattatacacatatacgtcccattgaatcaaacatggtaattgataattcttcaatattaaccaattggcatgatcgattaggacatcctggttcaacaatgatgcgaagaattatagaaaatacacatggtcatccattgaaagaccagaagatctttcagaataataagtttcaatgtaaagcatgttctcttggaaaacttattataagaccatcaccagccaaaatccaaactgaatcaccaatgtttcttgaacgtattcagggtgatatttgtggaccaatccatccaccatgtggaccattcagatactttatggtattgattgatgcctccagcagatggtcacatgtatgtttattgtcaactcgaaatgttgcatttgcaagattacttgctcaaataataaaattgaggaatcaatttcccgattatac
This window of the Primulina huaijiensis isolate GDHJ02 chromosome 3, ASM1229523v2, whole genome shotgun sequence genome carries:
- the LOC140972685 gene encoding heat shock cognate 70 kDa protein 2-like, whose amino-acid sequence is MTGKGDGPAIGIDLGTTYSCVGVWQHDRVEIIANDQGNRTTPSYVGFTDSERLIGDAAKNQVAMNPTNTVFDAKRLIGRRFSDASVQSDIKLWPFKVVAGPGDKPMIEVNYKGENKQFSAEEISSMVLIKMKEIAEAXLNLNTLNEEIEENL